From a single Hymenobacter sp. YIM 151500-1 genomic region:
- the rfbD gene encoding dTDP-4-dehydrorhamnose reductase — protein sequence MGKTLVFGGAGQLGQCLQRVAQAKGMTDLEFLAEEEANILNVAGLQAVFVQYQPAYVINCAAYTAVDKAEDEVETARRVNRDGVENLARLCAQHGTTLLHISTDFVFAGTGNQPLTETDEAAPISVYGLTKLEGEQVIPVHTERYFILRTSWLYSEYANNFVKTMLKLGRERGELRVIWDQVGTPTYAIDLAACLLHIIETQNQQYGIYHYSNEGVTSWYDFAVAIFELGGLSTRTVPIRTAEYPTKATRPAYSVMDKTKAKTQLGIAIPHWRESLKQCMERMEA from the coding sequence ATGGGTAAAACACTGGTTTTCGGCGGCGCCGGCCAACTCGGGCAATGCTTGCAGCGCGTGGCACAGGCAAAGGGCATGACCGACCTGGAGTTTCTGGCCGAAGAGGAAGCCAACATCCTGAATGTGGCAGGCTTGCAGGCCGTGTTTGTCCAGTACCAGCCCGCCTACGTCATCAACTGCGCCGCCTACACCGCCGTGGACAAGGCCGAAGATGAGGTAGAAACGGCCCGCCGCGTGAACCGGGACGGAGTGGAAAACCTGGCTCGGCTGTGCGCCCAGCACGGCACCACGCTCCTGCATATTTCCACCGATTTCGTGTTTGCCGGCACCGGCAACCAGCCCCTCACCGAAACCGACGAAGCCGCGCCCATCAGCGTGTACGGCCTCACGAAGCTGGAAGGTGAGCAGGTAATTCCCGTGCACACCGAGCGGTATTTCATCCTGCGTACCAGCTGGCTGTACTCGGAGTACGCCAACAACTTCGTGAAAACCATGCTCAAGCTGGGCCGGGAGCGGGGCGAGTTGCGCGTTATCTGGGACCAAGTAGGCACGCCCACCTACGCCATCGACCTGGCCGCCTGCCTGCTGCACATCATCGAGACGCAAAACCAGCAGTACGGCATCTACCACTATAGCAACGAAGGCGTTACTTCTTGGTACGACTTTGCGGTGGCCATCTTTGAGTTGGGCGGCCTTTCTACTCGCACTGTGCCCATTCGTACCGCCGAGTATCCTACCAAAGCCACCCGCCCGGCCTATTCAGTGATGGATAAGACCAAGGCCAAAACCCAGCTAGGCATAGCCATTCCGCACTGGCGGGAGAGTCTGAAGCAGTGCATGGAGCGGATGGAAGCGTAG
- a CDS encoding TIGR03915 family putative DNA repair protein, producing MRRSLTPIGRQRAAAAVRPAAPVARSQAPQLTNPPLDYAYDGSFEGLLSVLFAVYDRKAAPNSIQPLGAVQAGLFAQPVQIDTDEATAARVWEGLLRYMDPEARTRLFHTFLSEAPDRELLVFRYADQAMRAGRDISDNYADDTVRRIAHLAQQMYREKHRMEAFVRFEKTTDGLYHATIDPDFDVLPLIAPHFTKRYADQRWLIFDRRRRYGLYYDLHRTDVVQFDTETPQPRRAGVSATVLDEREPLYKVLWQSYFDHVNIPERKNLKLHRRHIPLRYWRYLSEKQPREQRFEPIKNKRPVSGKS from the coding sequence ATGCGTCGTTCCCTTACTCCCATTGGCCGCCAGCGCGCGGCGGCCGCAGTTCGGCCGGCGGCCCCGGTGGCCCGCTCCCAGGCTCCGCAGCTCACCAACCCACCCCTAGACTATGCCTACGACGGCTCGTTTGAGGGCTTGCTGTCGGTGCTGTTTGCCGTGTACGACCGGAAGGCCGCGCCCAATAGCATTCAGCCCCTGGGGGCGGTGCAGGCCGGGCTGTTTGCCCAGCCCGTGCAGATTGACACCGACGAGGCCACCGCGGCGCGGGTGTGGGAGGGACTGCTGCGCTACATGGACCCGGAGGCCCGCACCCGGCTGTTTCACACGTTCCTGAGTGAAGCCCCCGACCGGGAGCTACTCGTGTTTCGCTACGCCGACCAGGCCATGCGCGCCGGCCGCGACATCTCCGACAACTACGCCGACGACACCGTGCGCCGCATAGCGCACCTGGCTCAGCAGATGTACCGCGAAAAGCACCGCATGGAAGCTTTTGTGCGGTTTGAGAAAACCACCGACGGACTCTACCACGCCACCATCGACCCCGATTTTGACGTGTTGCCGCTGATTGCGCCGCACTTTACCAAGCGCTACGCCGACCAGCGCTGGCTTATCTTTGACCGGCGCCGCCGCTACGGCCTCTACTACGACCTGCACCGCACCGACGTAGTGCAGTTCGATACGGAGACGCCCCAGCCGCGCCGCGCCGGCGTGTCGGCTACGGTGCTCGACGAGCGGGAGCCGCTGTACAAGGTGCTCTGGCAGTCGTACTTCGACCACGTGAACATCCCGGAGCGCAAAAACCTGAAGCTGCACCGGCGGCACATTCCGCTGCGCTACTGGCGCTACCTGAGCGAGAAGCAACCGCGAGAGCAGCGTTTCGAGCCTATCAAAAACAAGCGGCCCGTGAGCGGAAAAAGCTAA
- a CDS encoding S8 family serine peptidase translates to MTNNYPKKAALAALGLLLATAAPVAAQVSQPTTEQAAKSKISADLLRVAATSANLRSATTTGEDEDSSFSAGSDIQIYNGYVVIEAVARTGNAAELLADLQAKGLRNGAAYGALVSGLLPLETVPALEGVASLQHVRPAYAPITNVGRVTSQGDSSLRAGFARRKYGVTGAGVKVGVLSDSYDNLKGAAAGVTSGDLPAGVEVLSDMPSGGSDEGRAMAEIVHDVAPGSKIAFYTAFLGQPAFAQGIEALQAAGCQVIVDDVFYFAEPFFQNGVVAQAAEKVVKNGSTYFSAAGNFAQQSYQAGFKNSGLRFPGVAGVAHDFGGGDILQEITIPARGTLRLALQWDDPFFSASGVNGAQTDLDMYLVFNGRLLPFFSRNANIGGDPFEFVNIVSNSNVPLTVSLLIVKAAGPDPSVIKYLNFGSAPVAVQYDTKSSTLVGHANAENAIAVGAAAYAFTPAYSATRFDVEGFSALGGTPILFNDLGERLAGPRVFNKPEITGPDGANNTFFPARPNADADRDGFPNFFGTSASSPHVAAVAALMVETASVYHKHSDKKDKHDKKNYGDITPAEIRDYLQSTALDMNSPLTPEFDQGFDFKTGYGFVQADAVLARIIENTKVHPQVLNDLENVLNLQLYPNPSASAVTFVLDAAKKNDQISLVLLDRMGVEVFRTTATGRLELTQDFSKLPKGIYLAKVEVEGQISTQRLVLQ, encoded by the coding sequence ATGACAAACAACTATCCGAAGAAAGCGGCTCTGGCCGCTTTGGGCCTGTTGCTGGCCACCGCCGCTCCGGTTGCCGCTCAGGTAAGCCAGCCCACCACGGAGCAGGCCGCCAAGTCCAAGATTTCGGCTGACCTGCTGCGCGTGGCTGCCACCAGCGCCAACCTGCGCAGCGCGACAACCACCGGCGAGGACGAAGACAGCAGCTTCTCGGCTGGGTCCGACATCCAGATTTACAATGGCTACGTGGTTATCGAGGCCGTTGCCCGCACCGGCAACGCCGCCGAGCTGCTGGCCGACCTGCAAGCCAAGGGCTTGAGAAACGGTGCTGCCTACGGCGCTCTGGTGTCGGGCTTGCTGCCGCTGGAAACGGTGCCTGCCCTGGAAGGCGTAGCTTCTTTGCAACACGTACGGCCGGCTTACGCGCCCATCACCAACGTGGGCCGCGTTACCAGCCAGGGCGACTCGTCTTTGCGGGCCGGCTTTGCCCGCCGCAAGTACGGCGTAACCGGGGCCGGGGTGAAAGTAGGCGTGCTGTCTGACAGCTACGACAACCTGAAAGGCGCCGCTGCCGGCGTAACCAGCGGCGACCTGCCCGCCGGTGTTGAAGTGCTGTCCGACATGCCCAGCGGCGGCTCTGACGAAGGCCGCGCCATGGCTGAAATCGTGCACGACGTGGCTCCCGGCTCTAAAATTGCCTTCTACACGGCCTTCCTGGGCCAGCCCGCTTTTGCCCAGGGCATCGAAGCTCTGCAAGCCGCCGGCTGCCAGGTTATCGTCGACGACGTGTTCTACTTCGCCGAGCCCTTCTTCCAGAACGGCGTAGTGGCCCAGGCCGCAGAAAAAGTAGTGAAAAACGGCTCGACCTACTTCTCGGCGGCTGGCAACTTCGCCCAGCAGTCGTACCAGGCCGGCTTCAAGAACTCGGGCCTGCGCTTCCCCGGCGTGGCCGGCGTAGCCCACGATTTCGGCGGCGGCGACATTCTGCAGGAAATCACCATCCCGGCCCGCGGCACCCTGCGCCTGGCCCTGCAGTGGGATGACCCGTTCTTCTCGGCTAGCGGCGTCAACGGCGCCCAGACCGACCTGGACATGTACCTCGTGTTCAACGGCCGTCTGCTGCCCTTCTTCTCGCGCAATGCCAACATCGGCGGCGACCCGTTCGAGTTTGTGAACATTGTCAGCAACTCCAACGTGCCGCTGACCGTGAGCCTGCTGATTGTAAAAGCGGCTGGTCCGGACCCGAGCGTTATCAAGTACCTGAACTTCGGCAGCGCGCCGGTGGCCGTGCAGTACGACACCAAGAGCTCCACGCTGGTGGGCCACGCCAACGCCGAAAACGCCATTGCCGTAGGTGCCGCCGCCTACGCCTTTACGCCCGCTTACAGCGCCACGCGCTTCGACGTGGAAGGCTTCTCGGCCCTGGGTGGTACGCCCATCCTGTTCAACGACCTGGGTGAGCGGCTGGCTGGCCCGCGCGTGTTCAACAAGCCGGAAATCACCGGCCCCGACGGCGCCAACAACACCTTCTTCCCGGCTCGCCCCAACGCCGACGCCGACCGTGACGGTTTCCCGAACTTCTTCGGTACCTCGGCTTCGTCGCCGCACGTAGCCGCCGTGGCCGCGCTGATGGTAGAAACGGCCAGCGTGTACCACAAGCACTCGGACAAGAAAGACAAGCACGACAAGAAAAACTACGGCGACATCACGCCGGCCGAAATTCGTGACTATCTGCAGAGCACGGCCCTGGACATGAACAGCCCGCTCACGCCGGAGTTCGACCAAGGCTTCGACTTCAAGACCGGTTACGGCTTCGTGCAGGCTGATGCCGTGCTGGCCCGCATAATCGAGAATACCAAGGTGCATCCGCAGGTGCTGAACGACCTGGAAAATGTTCTGAACCTGCAACTGTACCCCAACCCCTCGGCTTCGGCAGTAACCTTCGTGCTGGATGCTGCTAAGAAGAACGACCAGATTAGCCTAGTGCTGCTGGACCGCATGGGCGTGGAGGTGTTCCGGACCACGGCCACTGGTCGCCTGGAGCTGACTCAGGACTTTAGCAAGCTGCCCAAAGGCATCTACCTGGCCAAAGTAGAAGTAGAAGGCCAGATCAGCACCCAGCGTCTGGTGCTGCAGTAG
- a CDS encoding alpha/beta fold hydrolase, which translates to MTYELEHHDVPTNGIRLHVVQCGPLDGPLVVLLHGFPEFWYAWRYQIPALAAAGFRVWAPDQRGYNLSDKPPRADDYRLDELAADVLGLLDAAGAETATVVGHDWGAAVAWHLAAHHPQRVRRAAILNVPHPRVFGEALRRSASQRGKSWYVFFFQLPWLPEQLVSLRGWWAGRQTLRRTSRRGTFSEADLNRYAAAWARPGAMPSMINWYRAALRRPRQLSQTRQVTVPVHIIWGVKDAFLNAELAQQSLTWCEQGQLTYLPATHWVQHEEAEKVNQLLIDFLR; encoded by the coding sequence ATGACGTATGAGCTAGAACATCACGATGTGCCCACCAATGGCATCCGCCTGCATGTGGTGCAGTGTGGCCCCCTGGATGGGCCTTTGGTAGTATTGCTGCACGGTTTTCCGGAGTTCTGGTATGCGTGGCGCTACCAGATTCCGGCCCTGGCTGCCGCCGGCTTCCGCGTGTGGGCCCCCGACCAGCGCGGCTACAACCTCAGCGACAAGCCACCTCGCGCAGACGACTACCGCCTCGATGAGCTGGCCGCCGACGTGCTCGGCTTGCTCGATGCCGCTGGCGCCGAAACGGCAACCGTAGTGGGCCACGACTGGGGAGCTGCCGTGGCCTGGCATTTGGCCGCTCATCATCCGCAACGGGTACGCCGCGCGGCCATTCTCAACGTACCACACCCGCGCGTTTTCGGGGAGGCGCTGCGCCGCAGCGCCTCGCAGCGCGGCAAAAGCTGGTACGTGTTTTTCTTTCAGCTGCCCTGGCTGCCCGAGCAGCTGGTGAGCTTGCGTGGCTGGTGGGCCGGCCGCCAAACCCTGCGCCGCACCAGCCGGCGCGGCACGTTCTCGGAGGCCGACCTGAACCGCTACGCCGCGGCCTGGGCGCGGCCCGGCGCCATGCCCAGCATGATTAACTGGTACCGCGCCGCCCTGCGCCGGCCCCGGCAACTCAGCCAGACCAGGCAGGTGACGGTTCCGGTGCACATTATCTGGGGAGTGAAGGACGCTTTCCTCAACGCCGAGCTGGCTCAGCAAAGCCTCACGTGGTGCGAGCAAGGCCAGCTAACCTATCTGCCGGCCACGCACTGGGTGCAGCACGAGGAAGCCGAAAAGGTTAACCAGCTGCTGATTGACTTTTTACGATAA
- a CDS encoding putative DNA modification/repair radical SAM protein, whose amino-acid sequence MNDQRIQEKLSILADAAKYDVSCSSSGGKRKNENKGLGNAEGMGICHSYTEDGRCVSLLKILLTNHCIFDCAYCVSRRSNDVKRAAFTVEEVVDLTMNFYRRNYIEGLFLSSGIFSSPDYTMERLVRIIKKLRTEHKFNGYIHVKAIPGASEELIQEAGLYADRLSVNIELPSEMSLQTLAPEKNYEEILTPMAQIRDGITQNKEEKALFKKVPQFATAGQSTQLIVGASQENDLQIINLSDSLYKGYGLKRVYYSGYVPVTDDARLPQVTQPPLIREHRLYQTDWLMRFYGFQADEILDPAHPFLDLEIDPKLAWALRNRHVFPVDVNTADYEMILRIPGVGARSAKRIVAARRFAPLTLDHLHKFGVVLKRAKFFLTCRGQALEKRDYDEQTIRRQILFGAGSVRSALVTQQLDLFAQAS is encoded by the coding sequence ATGAACGACCAGCGCATCCAGGAAAAGCTAAGCATTTTGGCAGACGCCGCGAAGTACGACGTATCGTGCTCCAGCAGCGGAGGTAAGCGCAAAAACGAGAACAAAGGCCTGGGCAACGCCGAGGGCATGGGCATCTGCCATTCCTACACCGAAGACGGCCGCTGCGTGAGCCTGCTGAAGATTCTGCTCACCAACCACTGCATCTTCGACTGCGCCTACTGCGTGTCGCGCCGCTCCAACGACGTGAAGCGGGCTGCCTTTACGGTGGAGGAAGTCGTGGACCTGACCATGAACTTCTACCGCCGCAATTACATCGAGGGGCTGTTTCTGAGCAGCGGCATTTTTTCCTCGCCCGACTACACCATGGAGCGGTTGGTGCGCATCATCAAGAAGCTGCGCACCGAGCACAAGTTCAACGGCTACATCCACGTGAAGGCCATTCCGGGCGCTTCGGAGGAGCTGATTCAGGAGGCTGGCCTGTACGCCGACCGCCTGAGCGTGAACATCGAGCTGCCCTCCGAAATGAGCCTGCAAACCCTGGCGCCGGAGAAAAACTACGAGGAGATTCTGACGCCCATGGCCCAGATTCGGGACGGCATTACCCAGAACAAGGAGGAAAAGGCCCTGTTCAAAAAGGTGCCGCAGTTTGCCACGGCCGGCCAGAGCACTCAGCTCATCGTGGGCGCTTCGCAGGAAAACGACCTGCAAATCATCAACCTCTCGGACTCGCTTTACAAAGGCTACGGGCTGAAGCGTGTGTACTACTCTGGCTACGTGCCCGTCACCGACGATGCCCGCCTGCCCCAGGTCACGCAGCCGCCCCTGATCCGGGAGCACCGCCTCTACCAGACCGACTGGCTGATGCGCTTCTACGGCTTCCAGGCCGACGAAATCCTGGACCCTGCGCACCCCTTCCTCGACCTCGAAATTGACCCCAAGCTGGCCTGGGCCCTGCGCAACCGCCACGTGTTCCCGGTCGACGTGAATACGGCCGACTACGAAATGATTTTGCGTATTCCCGGCGTGGGGGCACGCTCGGCCAAGCGCATTGTGGCCGCCCGTCGTTTCGCGCCCCTCACCCTCGACCACCTGCACAAATTTGGGGTGGTGCTGAAGCGGGCCAAGTTCTTCCTGACCTGCCGCGGCCAAGCTCTGGAGAAGCGTGACTACGACGAGCAGACCATCCGTCGCCAGATTCTGTTCGGGGCTGGGTCGGTGCGCTCAGCCCTCGTTACCCAACAACTCGATCTATTCGCCCAAGCCTCCTAA
- a CDS encoding BamA/TamA family outer membrane protein, producing the protein MKKRVCLVALLWLGALPALAQIPASAPDSARPAPPRPDSLRRRFDQERLLNGLKAYTKRKTIAGKAAAALFNFTERREDRAGLDAVLLDRQFDQHNYKVVRRIDIRTLDAFGFSISDSTRVPRNILEKTGNTLHIKTSRARVRQLLLFRVGQELEPQDLAESERLLRQTPELLDARVFVNERTSTADSVDVQVITKDVFSISGSFQLRDVGAGIVGLRDVNFLGLGHQLRNRLEYGRGLPQTWRYEGSYVVPFRNFVYGQARYLNEYLNREMGLRFSRDFASVNTRYAGALSYDFVDRQVAVSGIGTLEDPYVFRALRYNVQDAWLGRALRLRSYDLGFENPGRIIVSGRMIRTSFARKPTEDYLNANLLLGTVGYSVRRYYKDKYLFGFGRTEDVPTGTLVSLTSGYELNEQADRHYYGLRLSYAGYHPRRGYLYLNGEYGSYLRRRGNDWQQGLLSGEALYFTRLYHTGNLQWRHFLWHRGSLGLNRRPGEQLLSIEGDRGLRGFRPEGQLRGTSRFVVNYEATMFTPLSFLGFRMAAIAFADVAWLNARSPSRVLPFYETPYTGFGVGLRFRNEYAALRTFQLTFGYYPRGLGSAGGFRIFENSRPYYDFSDFSFGQPGVVRYE; encoded by the coding sequence ATGAAGAAGAGGGTGTGTTTGGTGGCGCTGCTGTGGCTGGGGGCTCTGCCCGCGCTGGCCCAGATTCCCGCGTCCGCGCCCGACTCGGCCCGCCCCGCCCCTCCCCGCCCCGACTCCCTGCGCCGCCGCTTCGACCAGGAGCGCCTGCTCAACGGGCTCAAAGCCTACACCAAGCGCAAAACCATTGCCGGCAAGGCCGCCGCGGCCCTGTTCAACTTCACCGAGCGGCGCGAAGACCGGGCCGGCCTCGATGCCGTGCTGCTCGATAGGCAGTTTGACCAGCACAACTACAAGGTGGTGCGCCGCATCGACATCCGCACCCTCGACGCCTTCGGGTTTAGCATTTCGGACTCGACGCGGGTGCCGCGCAACATTCTGGAGAAAACCGGCAACACCCTGCACATCAAAACCAGCCGGGCGCGGGTGCGGCAGCTGCTGCTGTTTCGGGTGGGCCAGGAGCTGGAGCCCCAGGACCTGGCCGAGTCGGAGCGCCTGTTGCGCCAGACGCCCGAGCTGCTCGACGCCCGCGTGTTCGTGAATGAGCGCACCTCCACGGCCGACAGCGTGGACGTGCAGGTGATTACCAAGGACGTGTTCAGCATCAGCGGCTCGTTTCAGCTGCGCGACGTGGGCGCGGGCATCGTCGGGCTGCGCGACGTCAACTTCCTGGGCCTGGGCCACCAGCTGCGCAACCGCCTTGAGTACGGCCGCGGCCTGCCCCAGACCTGGCGCTACGAGGGCAGCTACGTGGTACCTTTCCGCAACTTCGTGTACGGGCAGGCCCGCTACCTCAACGAGTACCTGAACCGCGAAATGGGCCTGCGCTTCTCGCGCGACTTTGCCTCGGTAAACACCCGCTACGCCGGGGCCCTGAGCTACGATTTCGTGGACCGGCAGGTGGCCGTGAGCGGCATCGGCACCCTGGAGGACCCGTACGTGTTTCGGGCGCTGCGCTACAACGTGCAGGATGCCTGGCTGGGCCGGGCCCTGCGCCTGCGCAGCTACGATTTAGGGTTTGAAAACCCCGGCCGCATCATCGTGTCGGGCCGGATGATTCGCACCAGCTTCGCCCGCAAGCCCACCGAAGACTACCTCAACGCCAACTTGCTGCTGGGCACGGTGGGCTACAGCGTGCGGCGCTACTACAAAGACAAGTACCTGTTTGGCTTCGGGCGCACCGAGGACGTACCCACGGGCACGCTGGTGAGCCTGACCAGCGGCTACGAGCTGAACGAGCAAGCCGACCGCCACTACTACGGCCTGCGCCTGAGCTACGCCGGCTACCACCCGCGCCGGGGCTACCTCTACCTTAACGGCGAGTACGGCAGCTACCTGCGCCGCCGCGGCAACGACTGGCAGCAGGGCTTGCTTAGCGGCGAGGCCTTGTACTTCACCCGCCTCTACCACACCGGCAACTTGCAATGGCGCCATTTCTTGTGGCACCGGGGCAGCCTGGGCCTCAACCGCCGCCCCGGCGAGCAGCTTCTCAGCATCGAGGGCGACCGGGGTTTGCGCGGGTTCCGGCCCGAAGGCCAGCTGCGCGGCACCAGCCGGTTTGTGGTCAATTACGAGGCCACCATGTTCACGCCCCTGTCGTTTCTGGGCTTTCGGATGGCGGCCATTGCCTTTGCCGATGTGGCCTGGCTGAACGCCCGCTCCCCCAGCCGCGTGCTGCCCTTCTACGAAACGCCCTACACGGGCTTTGGGGTGGGCCTGCGCTTCCGCAACGAGTACGCCGCCCTGCGCACTTTCCAACTCACGTTTGGCTACTACCCCCGCGGCCTGGGCTCGGCAGGCGGCTTCCGCATCTTCGAAAACTCCCGCCCCTACTACGACTTCAGCGACTTCAGCTTCGGCCAGCCCGGCGTGGTGCGGTATGAGTGA
- a CDS encoding LytR/AlgR family response regulator transcription factor, with protein sequence MSTPIKCLVIDDEDLAVRLLEDFVRKTPGCEVVAQADNGLEAYELLQRQEIDLVLLDIQMPHLTGLELLEKLEKRPAVIVVSAYAEYAIEGYRFDVVDYLLKPFSFERFTEAMQRAKEHISNKKQTLLCTAGTEAPPAPSHLYIKADYKMVRLNFDDILYIEGLKQYVKIVTLEKTLITLESMKYFEQALPAASFIRVHKSFIVAINKIETLTRQAVLIKRKSIPVGKTYKGILDTVLPAAPPSA encoded by the coding sequence ATGAGCACACCCATCAAATGCTTGGTAATTGACGACGAGGACTTAGCCGTGCGCTTGCTGGAGGATTTTGTACGGAAGACGCCGGGTTGCGAGGTAGTAGCCCAGGCCGATAATGGGCTGGAGGCGTACGAGCTGTTGCAGCGTCAGGAAATTGACCTCGTGCTGCTGGATATCCAGATGCCCCACCTGACAGGCCTGGAACTGCTGGAGAAACTAGAGAAGCGTCCAGCCGTCATTGTGGTGTCAGCCTATGCCGAATATGCCATTGAGGGCTACCGATTCGACGTGGTGGATTATCTGCTGAAGCCCTTCAGCTTCGAGCGTTTTACGGAGGCCATGCAGCGGGCCAAAGAACACATTTCCAACAAAAAGCAAACCCTGCTCTGCACCGCCGGAACCGAAGCGCCGCCCGCGCCTAGCCACCTGTACATAAAGGCCGATTATAAAATGGTGCGGCTGAACTTCGACGATATTCTCTACATCGAGGGCCTGAAGCAATACGTGAAAATAGTGACTCTGGAAAAGACGCTGATTACGCTGGAAAGCATGAAATACTTTGAACAAGCACTGCCCGCCGCCTCATTTATCAGAGTGCACAAGTCGTTTATTGTGGCCATAAACAAGATAGAGACGCTAACCCGGCAGGCTGTGCTAATCAAGCGCAAAAGCATTCCGGTGGGCAAAACCTACAAGGGCATTTTGGATACCGTGCTGCCAGCGGCGCCACCCAGTGCCTGA
- a CDS encoding sensor histidine kinase: MDKASPLRSSPPKRNQLAWYRALVHLAVWTTFVYLNVQYLRNWLPANKLPAHLGAIWAFALAHALLLMAATYGNSLYLLPRLYFNRRYGAYFLLLLAAVVLTCCLKVQLDGLFLPASFPLLFSFGHYLTPLPFLLTFLILASWERIMEEFARRQVRTEQLEKAKAEAELRWLRAQINPHFLFNTLHNIYSLIHFNSAKAGPSLLGLAEMMRYLLHDGTRQQVPISKELLYLEQYVALQHLNKKWREKSSLEIQAAVGAPNFLVEPMLLINFVENAFKHGNLTEDGAWLKVRLVHNEQGLQFEAENTFRPSSKKDATPGIGLANIRQRLALLYPTSHTLSISTDAGVYKVVLALRHLPAVTEAARRGK; the protein is encoded by the coding sequence ATGGACAAGGCCAGCCCACTCCGCTCGTCTCCTCCCAAGCGCAACCAGCTGGCTTGGTACCGGGCCCTGGTGCACCTGGCCGTGTGGACGACGTTTGTGTATCTGAATGTGCAGTATCTGCGCAACTGGCTGCCGGCCAATAAGCTGCCCGCCCACCTGGGGGCAATCTGGGCTTTTGCCCTGGCGCACGCGCTGCTGCTCATGGCCGCCACCTACGGCAATTCGTTGTACCTGCTGCCGCGGTTGTATTTCAACCGGCGCTACGGCGCTTACTTCCTGCTGCTGCTCGCAGCGGTAGTGCTTACCTGCTGCCTGAAGGTGCAATTGGACGGCCTGTTTCTGCCCGCCAGCTTTCCCCTGCTCTTCAGCTTTGGCCACTACCTCACGCCCCTGCCTTTCCTGCTCACGTTTCTGATTCTGGCTTCCTGGGAGCGGATCATGGAGGAGTTTGCGCGCCGGCAAGTGCGCACCGAGCAGCTCGAAAAAGCCAAGGCCGAAGCCGAGCTGCGGTGGCTGCGCGCCCAGATTAATCCGCATTTCCTGTTCAACACCCTGCACAACATCTACAGCCTCATTCACTTCAACTCCGCCAAGGCCGGCCCCTCCCTGCTGGGCCTGGCCGAGATGATGCGCTACCTGCTGCACGACGGAACCCGCCAGCAGGTGCCCATCAGCAAGGAACTGCTGTACCTGGAGCAGTACGTGGCCTTGCAGCACCTCAACAAAAAGTGGCGGGAGAAGTCGTCGTTGGAAATCCAGGCTGCCGTGGGGGCGCCCAATTTTCTGGTGGAGCCCATGCTGCTCATCAACTTCGTGGAAAATGCCTTCAAGCACGGCAACCTGACCGAGGACGGGGCCTGGCTGAAAGTGCGGCTGGTGCACAACGAGCAGGGCCTGCAGTTCGAGGCTGAAAACACGTTTCGCCCCAGCAGTAAAAAAGATGCTACGCCGGGCATTGGGCTGGCGAACATCCGGCAGCGGCTGGCCCTGCTCTACCCCACAAGCCACACGCTCTCCATCTCCACCGATGCAGGAGTGTACAAAGTGGTGCTTGCGCTCCGCCACCTGCCGGCCGTGACCGAAGCCGCCCGTCGGGGCAAGTAA